GAGGAAAGAACATGCATGGGACGCtgtggcaggtcaaacacagcaCATGTTGCAATATTCAAAGTCATCTGGAGAGGGGTGCTGGCAGAgaccagaagaccagacaggagggagttgtATTAGTCTAAGTAGGCTAAgcatcaccatggcctggaccagaggCTGTGTAGAGTGTGCTATGAGATATAAGCAGATCTTTGGAATGTTATATGACAGAATTATGGGTTATAAGTAGCTGGTGGTATGGTGGTTAATGcactgggtccaaaggtcataggtttgaatccctcctctagctgtagtacgcttgagcaaggtacttaccttaaactgtcacattaaaattacctgtctgtataaatgggtaaaggattgtaagctgctttggagaaaagcgtcaggtaaatgtgCTAGCAGAGAATTAAATTGGCTCTTTACTGATgcaactaattaaaaaaacatattgtcTAGTTTGTTGGAAGTTCTTGACGTGTGGATGGACCTGCTGGGAGGAGGAAGATTTCAGTTTTGGAATGTATACAGTTTATTCTAACTTGTaatgctttgaataaaaattaaattttgaaaagtctgaaaatgataaaattgtTCTCTTCATGTAATTTATCAAAATATAACATTGTGTTCTTTCTTCAACACACCTGCGGCATTCAACACTTTTCATCTGAACACAAATGCAGTACAAAATTACACTGCTTGTCTGTTGCACCTCCACACTATCAACCACCTCCCTCAAATTACCCCCACCCAGCCTACCTTGTTGCCCCGAGGGGAAAGACCAGAGTCCCCTCCAATGCGTCCCAGAAGGTTGAGCTCACTCTCTCCATGCCGACACAAATAGATGGAGCGGGGCGTCACATGAATGTTCATTAGATAATAGACGATGCGGCTTTGGATATGATCCTGCACACGATTCACCAGGTATCGGAAGCCCACGTTAAAAATCTTAATGTAGGACAGATTCCTGTAGTGAGACAGTAAAGCAGGAAATTGTCtgcccttttctttttcatctgccAAAAATCAAGAACATGTCTGTTGCTATGCTTTGACCATCCTGCCTTAACCTGTAACTGTTCGGGAAAATAAGGGTTTTGTCTATTAAAAATCAATCAATATCACTATCTATCACTAATGTGTCCAGAAATGTGACACGAAGCGTAACACAGTCAGGATTATAATCAGTCCTAAATCTCCTTCTGTGGGTCACCTGTCCATCTCATCGTCCAAGGGGACATAGGACATCTTGTAGCATTCAATGCGTTTCAAGAAGTCTACCAGCGCCTCTTCCTTGTCACAGTCTTGGTAGTCTGGACTGCTGAGTTTCACTTCCTGTGTGTACAACACAAAAATCTTCACGACCATCTGACTTGTGAGTTTAATGAGATGGGTTGAACATTCAGACACTACCGAAGCAATACTTCCTGTCCTCTTGTCCATATGTATCACACTTATCACTTCTGGAACATCCTAAATCGATGCTGTTCTTACCTTGTGGGGTTTCAGGTTAAACAAAATGCTTAATTCATTTGCGTGAGGAAATCTAAGTAACTACCTTTATTTAAAGGAAAGATAGCTTTTTGCAGAACCACTTATTGTAAAATATACCTTGAAGTACAGAAGACATCTAACAAATCCAACCACTTTCAGGTCACTTTAAGCAGCAGAATGAAGTCTAAATAATTAATTAGGTCAGCAGTCACAATAGATCGTACgtctcaaaatgaaaacaaatgatagTTATTTCCATTAATCATATTTACCGTATTATTTCTATATAACTTACCATTATATTTGCCTCTATGATGTCAGGATCATCACAAATCGATTCCACAAAGAAAACCTAGAAAAGTAATGGCCAAATTCATTCAAGGATTAATACATAAGAGGACAGAGCAGAACAGCCGGGACCATTCTTTTGATATCTGTCTTAATCTTCTTGTTTATTGCAATTTGATAATGTTGCTATCCTATCTAATCCTCTTGCTTTATTAATCTATCTGCTCATGGTAATGAATAATGTCTTCGTCTTCTAGTGAAACTTCTAGCGACAGATAGACCCAGCTGATGATGTCAAGGGAGACTGTTTCATCTTGTCTGTCTGTGCTACACGTTACCACAGTACAGGATGTATAGTATGTTACTCAAATATCACATGCAGTGATGGGTGAAAGCTTTAAGGAATGGAGAGATGGTGTGGCCGGACAGAAATGTGCATGCCTCACCCACCTTGTAGCCACTCTCCTTAGCAAAGCACAGGATGTCTGCACGCCTATCGCGTGTGGTGTTGGTGGCATCAAACACCTAGAATAAACATATGATAGGTGTGAATCTGTTCTGGTTAGGACACTGTTACATACTTATAAACTCCCTAATAAAACGAAAAGCTCTGTAAAGAGCCATGCTTTTGCAAGTGACATGGGGACGAGACCGAAACAACACTCACCAAATGAACACCAAAAAAGGTGGAAATGCTGGTATGTTTTCACCAAGTCATCCTGCTACACACTTATTTCTCTACTAGGCAGAAGATGTGATATAAATGACATTGTTGACTCACCGCCACTTGCCCCTGTTCCTGAGTGAAGTAATGGTGGATGTCTTTCAGGGCTGTAATGGCACAGGCTCTGGTTGCACAAGAAAACCACAggatataaatacaaattttttacAAATGGATGACATTACTGCTGAACATCTCCAGAATATACCACAAAGCAACTGCATCTCAGGTCACGCATGCATGGGGAGAAGGAACAGTTAATCTCTTTCTAAAAGAATCAGTCAATGGCCCAAATCAGTCAGTGGCCCAAACATGCCATTTGTCTTACTTGCGTATCTTCATGGCCTCTTCATTATCAGGAAGGAAGAACTCAAAGGTCTTGTAGGCCTGAACTGCCTCCCTGCGATACTGACCCAGGTTGAACACTGAGAAAGTTGAAAACCAAACTGAGTCAAATCAATAGAGACGCATCTAAGGACTCAGCTTCAGTTTGCGTCCTGACTTTCTTTATAAAATGCATGTGGATACAAAGGTTGACCAAAAGAAGCTCTTTTCGGTTTTTCCTCAACAGTGACTCAGACGTCGGTAGCAAAAGTGATGAGTGACCTTTTGTGGGGACTCCGATCCAGTTGAGGTAACGGGTGAGCTTCTTAGAGATGTAGGTCTTCCCTCGTGCTGGTAGCCCCACCATCACGATGAGAGTAGGAGAATTGGTGAACTGAGGAACTGaggctgaaaaacagcaaagaaagaacCCAATCAGCATACATAAGGGCAAAGGGGCAAAGGGAAGGAGAATCATCCACCTCTGTGAAAATCCTTCATTTGCTGTGCAAGATACCAGCACTGGAAGTTGTCAGAAATAAACCCAAcatatatatttagcagatctCTACTAAGCATTTCTCTTCTGGTCTGGTCCCATGTACAGACTTAGAAATAATCCAACTGGCATCAAACCCCATTAAACATTCATCACTAGACTTCATGCTGTGACACATCACCCCATGATTTCTGTCAGTAAGTTGAATGTaggtgtatgtatgtatgtcaaACATGCTCACAACTGCATATGACACCAGACTAAACACAACAGCATTTATAGTACTTTCTTTAAACTGGACAACATAATGAAAAGCTAGAGAACTCCAAGGGCCCACTGTCTTGAACTGATACGATCACAGCACAGGAGACAATTCATCAACAGGTATTACAGTCCAGGGGACTGGAGAAGTAAAATTCAAATTCTCTTTTAACCTCGCAGAGACTGAAGAAATCACTAAATGGAATGTTCGCTATCAAAAATAAGTAGCACATGAGACTTCTTCAGAGTACAGGACATCTGATTATTGCAAAAATCCTACTGGATATTTTCTGAATCGCATATTTTATTCTAACATCTTCAAATCAAACCAACATCACATATCTGAATGGCACAGTAGTTCTATGCCCGTATGATGGAAAATACAGGAAGGGGATTTCTAATCTATGTTGGAACCAGTAATACTAGTAGgttaaaatgaaggaaaaaagacatttctgaaGTCATGCTCAAAAACACACTCCAGTACAGGGTCAGCGTACTTAAACCATGACCTCAAGCACATCATCCTATACTATCTCCAGTACTGTGTCAGCATTCCCAGAATCTCATGCCTTTGGTGGGCCTCCCAGTCCTTCCACTGAACTTTACAGGGTAATCCACTGCAAGGTCACCGGCCTTAGGGAGTCAACAAGCAGCAAGTCTCCCTTCACAGGTCACCACAAAAGGCAAGATTTCTGGCACCTCACCATGAACAGATTAATGAATACACTGACTTTTGAGTCAATATTCCAGCAGGATTTCTCGCAACCCATTGAATGGCCTATGAGAACACATCAGAATGATGCAAGGCCTGAAAAAAACCCTTAGCCAGGGTAATAAATCTTTGTAAACTGACAAACAAAGCTCTCAGCCAGCCGTGCATAAACATGATGTCCCCTGAATATTTGCGAAGCTTATGGGAAAAGGTAGAGTAGGTGCCAGAACAACCTAGAGCCAGCTGGAAAGGTCTTCAGTGTAGCATGTGGTCATCAATTTACCGCACAGCTTGAGTAACACGTCGTCTTCACTCTGTTGCCAGAATTGTCCTTGATACTGATGCCAGGTCACACACTATCAACATCCTTACAAATGCGACGTATGGATGTGAAGACTTCCTAGCAGTGAAAAGCTATGTTGGAATAAACTCTCTGAGGAAAGAAGACACATGCAGGATATGCGGCAGCGACAGGAAGAGTGTCATTGTCAGGGCAGCTCCAACTAAGTGGGTCAAGTCTGGGTCACAGCCTGTTACAGCACTGCTCCAAATCCACCCCCTCGACAATCACAGGTGTTCCACATCCACTGCAGGTGTCCCATCTCCACTAGCAGCACCAGCATCTCTCCATTCCTGGGGTACTGGAATAGCCATAGAGAGGTCATGGTAGAGTCAACGAATTGCACCAAAGTGTCACGACGTCCAACACCTTTACACTTCTTAAAAATTTCAGCAGATCAGCAACAGCTCTACAATGAATAGCTCTCACACTCACTTAACACTGGTCCAGCTGGACCCAGAACTGAATTAATGGGAaggagaagcacacacacagacatcatctgaagccgcttgtcccatatggggtcacagggagctggagtctaaccctaacccagcaacacaggacgcaaggctggagtggggggcacacccaggacaggacgccagtccatcacaaggcaccccaagcagcacttgaaccccagacccaccagacagtaggactcagtcaaacccactgcaccactgtgtcaccacaccccccagaagGAGAAGCAGCACTCATAGAGACAAGATGTAGTGAGAATAGAGACAGACAAGAAGACGGTCACACTTACAACCCCTTCTCCGACTCAGAGAGCTACTCATCCATGGCACCCAGATCTTCAGCAGGGGAGTCTGGGTCAGCTCTGCCTGGTCTTTAGACATCTTCTGTTCAACAGCTATGGCCAAGTGTGCTGTACTACCCGTGAACACATGTGAGTGACTGACACAAAACAGGGATCTTCTGGCAAACCGGACTGAGTGAACTTTGATTGGATCACCTgatggttgccatggagaaggAGGCGGGAACAGGAAGGCAGGGTTGACATGACAACATGGGATGGGGTGAGGGGCACAGGATACACCTTTCAAAGGACTCGGGGCTTAAGCCACTAGGTCCGTAGTGTACGAGAGATTATAGTTGGGCAGGGGTCACATTAGTTGAGTTTAGTTTCTTTCCCGACACATGGTGAGGTGAGGGCTGTGTTAGCTGGAATTTGTTACCTTCATGAGACTGGGTGACCCCTGTGATATTGGCACCTCCAAGGCTTACAACTAGTTAATGTTTTAGATCACAAGTTTaaattactgtcattattacaaggaaaaattattaacattttatctAAAGAAAACCACAGTATTTTAgacatttacatagctgggtattttactaaagcaattaagggttagtaccttgttcagaAGTACTACAGTAGAAGTATGGAGTCAGATGGGTAATAGTTATATGAGAAGTAGATCTCCTTAACTGTTATGCTGCCTGCTGTCCTTATAGGTACACATGGTAAAAAAAGTACAAGAACAATAACAACACACTCTTATAAATATCATAGAAGTTCTTTAAAAAGGATTCGGATATGGCCACAAGGAGGCAGACGGAATCTACAGTTGCTGCTGTGCTTCCGCCCTTTGCCAATTTTCACTAGATCTGAGGGGCTCATGTATAACCTGGTCAGTATATGCACCaggattaaaaatgaaaagagcacTTGTGTCACTAGTGGAAAGCCAACGTAAGGCAGTGCAGCAGTTCACACAGCAGCCGCTGCACAGCAAAAGGTTTTGTAGTGGTAACGCTGTACTACCATGTGATGAGCTTCACTGTCCTTACAGGATAACTGACGCCTGCGTCAAAAGGCATGTCCGCCTGTTGACATTTTAACTGTCTGTGGCCATTTGTTAAGGGGTTCATTTAGATGGGTGCTGTacattaatatgttttttctACAACCAACTAAAAAGAGTCAACCAAAAGTCAGAGaaaccatttacatttctaaCAGACTTCTCATGAAAagttacaaatattattcatctgtcaaaaatacagtataattacatTATCTGAGATGGTGATGTAAGCTTTACGCGAATTACTAATGAAcgggaagaaagaaaggaatcTTACTCGGAAAAACACAGCAGGCCAAAAATATcctaaataaaacatattatttCCCGCGATTGAAAAATCAGAGAAGCGCATAACGTGGTGAAGCTCTCAACACCGGTGATACATACTGTgtacattcatttaatttaaaagcacCAAAATCATTGATTTGCAATACGTCTTTTTAATACATTAGCAGCTACTTTCCATTATATAAGGTTCTGTATGCAGGACACTTTAAGGTTAAGTCACTAACAAGATTAAGGACTAAGGAGTTTTGTGAGTCTGCGGTTATTTAAAAGACAAACTGGCACAGACGTAAAAACAATATTCTACCCATTAAGCAGTGCTGGACCGAGGAAGTGTGAAGGATGACTACTGCTGTGGACTTCAACATGAAACCAAAAAGGGCAATTAAAGCATTAGGAATGCCGGCTGAAGAGGACACAAGAGCTGGACTCCACTTATAATAAGTAGTAACAGtggtagcagatgcttttcatgTGTCCAGTACACTATTATTAATACAGTTTATGGTTAATACGCCCAGATTTTCATGTATCCGTATTGCCACATCCCGTCCCAGCCTGGCAACATTCGGTCCGGTGCCATAACCTGGGACTGCATAGAAAAGTTGCACCAAGCAACTCTGTAATAGGCTGCGAGAGTCATGAAATTATGGGCATCACATCTGGGTCTTCTGTTTTGCAACCCcgctttaattttttaataattagttTCTTTAAATGGGGTGTCagatggggggcgcggtggcgcaacaggtttggcttGGTCCttctccctggtgggtctggggtttgagtcccgcttggggtgccttgtgatggactggcatcctgtcctgggtgggtcccctccccctccagccttgtgccctgtgttgctgggttatgttccagttcaccgcaactcTGCTCGGGACACGCAGTTGtggccattgtgtgtgtttatctgggtctgaaaactcaccttttctggactcacttcacccaagatctctccagctcatgtaaggtgtaaatgttcatgcaccgtaacgttatgatcatccccagataaccctttacacagctactcctgtattgtacgtaaatgtttgtgtaccttatagttaaaaaaaaaaaaaattgttggaaggttatcaggattcatctatcctgtgttttttgcACCTACTCGAgagatgaacctcggtgcatcgagtggaaagaaacagattatgtttacttaagaatcacgtctgcagccatgtttctttctcttaatgtgatgcactaattgtattttcgctgagacgtacgtcactttggagaaaagcgtctgctaaatgaataaatataaatgtaaatgtgtgtgtgtgtgtgtgtgtgtgtgtgtgcagtgccaGATCTTCCAGTGGAAGTGCCTACGCACACCAAAATCTGGCCctgtttaaatatgaaatacagtcTTCCCGCTGTCACGGTAAGTTTACTTTATGGAATCATTATTTCCACCAATCCATCCACTTTAATtaaatcactgggcacaaggcttggGGGGGCATGCCCTGGATGGGGAAATCATTccttttaaactttattttgtaCACATGAGTCATCATGAAATTTCACAGTTTGCTGTCACCCTATAGGACAGTACACCTTGAAAATAGCAactaaaaaataacaaaagtttAACTAATTTCTAGGACAGCACTttggcactgctgcctcacggAGTCTAGGCTACTGGGGCATTGGTTCCAGTTcacctcagtgtgtgtgcatgttctcctagtgtctgtgtatgtttcctctgggtgctctggtttcctcacagtcCACTGACTTACAGTTCAGTTGAACCGGTGACATTAatttgtccatagtgtgtgtctgtgtgtgtggctaccctttcaaggactggcgtcccatccaggatgttcTGCTCCTTGCGCAGCGCCCAGTGATTTCAGGAAAGGCTAAGACCAAAaacaaggacaagtggtta
The window above is part of the Scleropages formosus chromosome 19, fSclFor1.1, whole genome shotgun sequence genome. Proteins encoded here:
- the pfkfb1 gene encoding 6-phosphofructo-2-kinase/fructose-2,6-bisphosphatase 1 isoform X2 gives rise to the protein MVGLPARGKTYISKKLTRYLNWIGVPTKVFNLGQYRREAVQAYKTFEFFLPDNEEAMKIRKACAITALKDIHHYFTQEQGQVAVFDATNTTRDRRADILCFAKESGYKVFFVESICDDPDIIEANIMEVKLSSPDYQDCDKEEALVDFLKRIECYKMSYVPLDDEMDRNLSYIKIFNVGFRYLVNRVQDHIQSRIVYYLMNIHVTPRSIYLCRHGESELNLLGRIGGDSGLSPRGNKFACTLAGFIQSQCIRNLKVWTSHMKRTIQTAEALGVAYEQWKALNEIDAGVCEELTYEEIQEHYPEEFALRDQDKYRYRYPKGESYEDLVHRLEPVIMELERQENVLVVCHQAVMRCLLAYFLDKSAEELPYLKCPLHTVLKLTPVAYGCKVESVFLNVEAVNTHRDRPVNVDVSRDPQDALLTVPEHI
- the pfkfb1 gene encoding 6-phosphofructo-2-kinase/fructose-2,6-bisphosphatase 1 isoform X1; this translates as MSKDQAELTQTPLLKIWVPWMSSSLSRRRGSSVPQFTNSPTLIVMVGLPARGKTYISKKLTRYLNWIGVPTKVFNLGQYRREAVQAYKTFEFFLPDNEEAMKIRKACAITALKDIHHYFTQEQGQVAVFDATNTTRDRRADILCFAKESGYKVFFVESICDDPDIIEANIMEVKLSSPDYQDCDKEEALVDFLKRIECYKMSYVPLDDEMDRNLSYIKIFNVGFRYLVNRVQDHIQSRIVYYLMNIHVTPRSIYLCRHGESELNLLGRIGGDSGLSPRGNKFACTLAGFIQSQCIRNLKVWTSHMKRTIQTAEALGVAYEQWKALNEIDAGVCEELTYEEIQEHYPEEFALRDQDKYRYRYPKGESYEDLVHRLEPVIMELERQENVLVVCHQAVMRCLLAYFLDKSAEELPYLKCPLHTVLKLTPVAYGCKVESVFLNVEAVNTHRDRPVNVDVSRDPQDALLTVPEHI